A stretch of the Gemmatirosa kalamazoonensis genome encodes the following:
- a CDS encoding DUF5989 family protein: MRERKKFWLLPIVVVLLTVGGLMVFAQGSALAPFIYTIF, translated from the coding sequence ATGCGGGAGCGGAAGAAGTTCTGGCTCCTGCCCATCGTCGTGGTGCTGCTCACCGTGGGTGGGCTCATGGTGTTCGCGCAGGGCTCGGCGCTCGCGCCGTTCATCTACACGATCTTCTGA
- a CDS encoding SGNH/GDSL hydrolase family protein → MTESSSARPHTGPRVAVLVVGVVVVAFALIDRWLTVRRGFSAPVGTVPFLVFGGLLVAAGLFGRNVVPAYRGTATILLNVILLLVLVEGASAMLRRWRARNRVERSYEEMAWHPFYRDKPWAAEYWREFEESKPMAYAPFVIFRRRPYNGQYIHIDRDRRRVTPGANCAPGAFVVYMFGGSTMWGTGSPDSASIPAYVQQGLAKRVSGPVCVVNFGESAYVSLQGMIQLALQLRAGARPNAVVFYDGINDVGTTWQFGRAGSHSDQSDIAAAFERRSAVRQLAEQTSTYAVLRQSFAPVRRDTFPIAGLADSVVHNYLGVTEVVRALGKAYGFRTLFFWQPALSESGKVMTALEKRDVGTRARRHLQLFAETYTRMRAIAARDSADDLHDLSSVLADMRGDVFLDQAHLTPDGNARVAAAMLRAWDGLPDCTAPRGCAPAALAAR, encoded by the coding sequence TGGTCGGCGTCGTCGTCGTCGCGTTCGCCCTCATCGACCGGTGGCTCACCGTGCGACGCGGCTTCAGCGCGCCGGTGGGCACCGTGCCCTTCCTGGTGTTCGGCGGCCTGCTCGTGGCCGCGGGGCTGTTCGGGCGCAACGTGGTGCCGGCGTATCGCGGCACCGCCACCATCCTCCTGAACGTCATCCTCCTGCTCGTGCTCGTCGAGGGCGCGTCGGCGATGCTTCGCCGCTGGCGGGCGCGCAACCGCGTGGAGCGCAGCTACGAGGAAATGGCGTGGCACCCGTTCTACCGCGACAAGCCGTGGGCGGCCGAGTACTGGCGCGAGTTCGAGGAGTCGAAGCCGATGGCGTACGCGCCGTTCGTCATCTTCCGGCGGCGCCCGTACAACGGCCAGTACATCCACATCGACCGTGACCGCCGCCGCGTGACGCCGGGGGCGAACTGCGCGCCCGGCGCGTTCGTGGTCTACATGTTCGGCGGCTCCACGATGTGGGGCACGGGCTCCCCCGACTCGGCGTCGATCCCGGCGTACGTCCAGCAGGGGCTGGCCAAGCGCGTGTCGGGCCCGGTGTGCGTCGTGAACTTCGGCGAGAGCGCGTACGTCTCGCTCCAGGGGATGATCCAGCTCGCGCTGCAGCTGCGCGCCGGCGCGCGCCCGAACGCCGTCGTGTTCTACGACGGCATCAACGACGTCGGGACGACGTGGCAGTTCGGGCGTGCCGGCAGCCACTCCGACCAGTCGGACATCGCGGCGGCGTTCGAGCGGCGCAGCGCCGTGCGGCAGCTCGCGGAGCAGACCTCGACGTACGCCGTGCTGCGCCAGAGCTTCGCGCCGGTGCGACGCGACACGTTCCCCATCGCGGGGCTCGCCGACTCGGTCGTGCACAACTACCTCGGCGTGACCGAGGTGGTGCGCGCGCTCGGCAAGGCGTACGGCTTCCGCACCCTGTTCTTCTGGCAGCCCGCGCTGAGCGAGTCGGGCAAGGTGATGACGGCGCTCGAGAAGCGCGACGTCGGCACGCGCGCGCGACGGCACCTGCAGCTGTTCGCGGAGACGTACACGCGGATGCGCGCGATCGCCGCACGCGACTCCGCCGACGATCTGCACGACCTGTCGAGCGTGCTCGCCGACATGCGCGGCGACGTCTTCCTCGACCAGGCGCACCTCACGCCCGACGGCAACGCGCGCGTGGCGGCGGCGATGCTGCGCGCATGGGACGGGCTGCCGGACTGCACGGCCCCGCGCGGGTGCGCGCCGGCGGCGCTCGCCGCGCGCTAG
- a CDS encoding carbamoyltransferase family protein — MAHEYILGISAYYHDSAAALLRDGEIVAAAQEERFTRKKGDERFPTQAVAYCLREAGIGIEDVAHVGFYDKPLLKFERILETYFGVAPKGFRSFLMAGPLWIKEKLFTDRELRAALGGWDGSLLYAEHHESHAASAFYPSPFEEAAILTMDGVGEWATASIGVGRGRDLTLLREMRWPDSLGLLYSAFTYYTGFKVNSGEYKVMGLAPYGRPTYVDRIYEHLVDLRDDGSFTLNQKYFDYLSGLTMTSAAFDELFGGPPRVPESKLTQKEMDLARSVQEVTEEIMLRMARTAHRETGLPNLCLAGGVALNCVGNGRLLREGPFERIWIQPASGDAGGALGVAQLIHHRYLARERRVVRGKDTMKGAYLGPSFGDDEIEAFLKSKGASYRRMERDELLRHVAEELAGEKIVGWFNGRMEFGPRALGSRSILGDPRSPRMQAQMNLKIKFREGFRPFAPSVLREDVADWFELDVDSPYMLLVAPVKRERQIPMPDDARQLWGIDQLNIVRSDIPAVTHIDYSARVQTVSRETNPDYHDLIAAFRDLTGCPVVVNTSFNVRGEPIVCTPEDAYRCFMRTHIDGLVLGPFVLHKAGQGEWKEETEWQREFQLD; from the coding sequence ATGGCGCACGAGTACATCCTCGGCATCTCCGCGTACTACCACGACTCCGCCGCCGCCCTGCTGCGCGACGGGGAGATCGTCGCCGCGGCGCAGGAGGAGCGCTTCACGCGCAAGAAGGGGGACGAGCGGTTCCCCACGCAGGCCGTCGCGTACTGTCTGCGCGAGGCCGGGATCGGGATCGAGGACGTCGCGCACGTCGGCTTCTACGACAAGCCGCTGCTGAAGTTCGAGCGCATCCTCGAGACCTACTTCGGCGTGGCGCCGAAGGGGTTCCGCTCGTTCCTGATGGCGGGGCCGCTGTGGATCAAGGAGAAGCTGTTCACCGACCGCGAGCTGCGCGCCGCGCTCGGCGGGTGGGACGGGTCGCTGCTGTACGCGGAGCACCACGAGTCGCACGCCGCGAGCGCGTTCTACCCGTCGCCGTTCGAGGAGGCGGCGATCCTCACCATGGACGGCGTGGGCGAGTGGGCCACGGCGTCGATCGGCGTCGGCCGCGGGCGCGACCTCACGCTGCTGCGCGAGATGCGGTGGCCCGATTCGTTAGGCCTGCTCTACTCCGCGTTCACGTACTACACCGGGTTCAAGGTGAACTCCGGCGAGTACAAGGTGATGGGCCTCGCGCCGTACGGACGGCCGACGTACGTGGACCGCATCTACGAGCACCTCGTCGACCTGCGCGACGACGGCTCGTTCACGCTGAACCAGAAGTACTTCGACTATCTCAGCGGCCTCACCATGACGAGCGCCGCGTTCGACGAGCTGTTCGGCGGGCCGCCGCGGGTGCCGGAGTCGAAGCTCACGCAGAAGGAGATGGACCTCGCGCGCTCGGTGCAGGAGGTCACGGAGGAGATCATGCTCCGCATGGCGCGCACCGCGCACCGCGAGACCGGGCTGCCGAACCTCTGCCTCGCCGGCGGCGTGGCGCTCAACTGCGTCGGCAACGGCCGGCTGCTGCGCGAGGGGCCGTTCGAGCGGATCTGGATCCAGCCCGCGTCGGGCGACGCCGGCGGCGCGCTCGGCGTCGCGCAGCTCATCCACCATCGCTACCTCGCGCGCGAGCGGCGTGTCGTGCGCGGCAAGGACACGATGAAGGGCGCGTACCTCGGCCCCTCGTTCGGCGACGACGAGATCGAGGCGTTCCTGAAATCGAAGGGGGCGAGCTATCGGCGCATGGAGCGCGACGAGCTGCTGCGCCACGTGGCCGAGGAGCTCGCGGGCGAGAAGATCGTCGGCTGGTTCAACGGGCGCATGGAGTTCGGCCCGCGCGCGTTGGGCTCCCGCTCCATCCTCGGCGACCCGCGGAGCCCGCGCATGCAGGCGCAGATGAACCTGAAGATCAAGTTCCGCGAGGGGTTCCGCCCGTTCGCGCCGAGCGTGCTGCGCGAGGACGTGGCCGACTGGTTCGAGCTCGACGTCGACTCGCCGTACATGCTGCTCGTCGCGCCGGTGAAGCGCGAGCGGCAGATCCCGATGCCCGACGACGCGCGCCAGCTGTGGGGGATCGACCAGCTCAACATCGTGCGCTCCGACATCCCCGCCGTCACGCACATCGACTATTCGGCCCGCGTGCAGACCGTCAGCCGCGAGACGAACCCCGACTATCACGACCTCATCGCCGCGTTCCGCGACCTCACGGGATGCCCCGTGGTCGTGAACACGTCGTTCAACGTGCGCGGCGAGCCGATCGTCTGCACGCCGGAGGACGCGTATCGCTGCTTCATGCGCACACACATCGACGGCCTGGTGCTCGGCCCGTTCGTGCTGCACAAGGCGGGGCAGGGCGAGTGGAAGGAGGAGACCGAATGGCAGCGCGAGTTCCAGCTCGACTGA
- a CDS encoding SxtJ family membrane protein, with protein MAARVPARLSAADGRKFGLTVGLAFLALGGIAWWRGRVRTAAVLQGVGGALVVAALVAPTALGPVERAWMGLAHRISKVTTPVFMGVVYFVAITPAGFVRRRTGGPIGGRRARTASRWEPHMPAVPTAERMERQF; from the coding sequence ATGGCAGCGCGAGTTCCAGCTCGACTGAGTGCCGCCGACGGGCGGAAGTTCGGCCTCACGGTCGGCCTCGCGTTCCTCGCGTTAGGCGGCATCGCGTGGTGGCGCGGACGCGTGCGCACCGCCGCGGTGCTGCAGGGCGTCGGCGGGGCGCTCGTCGTCGCGGCGCTCGTCGCGCCGACCGCGCTCGGCCCCGTGGAGCGCGCGTGGATGGGACTCGCGCACCGCATCTCGAAGGTCACGACGCCGGTGTTCATGGGCGTCGTCTATTTCGTCGCCATCACGCCCGCCGGGTTCGTCCGCCGGCGCACCGGCGGCCCGATCGGCGGCCGCCGCGCGCGCACCGCGTCGCGGTGGGAGCCGCACATGCCGGCGGTGCCGACCGCCGAGCGCATGGAGCGTCAGTTCTAG